AGTGTACAATCATCAACAACCAGCGAATACTAAATACTCTAATTTTCTCTACTCTTCTCCTCACCATCAGGTATTGGCGTCGGCCAGATGATTGCCATGTCGATTGTGATCTCATACTACGCAGCCACCATTGCGGTAGCCATTCGCTACTTTGCGGCATCCTTCTCCGGTGAGCTCCCGTGGGCGACCTGCGATCCCTCGTGGACCGACGTCAACTGTATCAACTCGAGCGACATCACGGCCAAATCCAGCATCATCAATTCGACGCTCCCGGTGAAAACGTCGGCCGAGCTGTACTACACCCGGGCCGTGACGGGTGAGGACTTTCTCGTTGGGGACGAAATTGGACTGCCGGAGTGGAAGCTGGGCTTGTGCTTGCTGTTCATCTGGGTCTGCATGACGTTCATGCTGATCAAGGGAATCAAGGGTTCGGGGAAGATTTCCTACTTTTTGGCCCTCTTCCCGTATGTGGTGATGCTGTTCTTTGCGATTTACGCTTTCACGTTAGAGGGGGCAATGGATGGACTGCTGTATTTTATTAAGCCTGAGTGGGATCAGCTGCTAAATCCAACCGTATGGAAGGAAGCCGTGTCGCAGTGCTTTTTCTCGCTGTCAATTTGCTTCGGTGGCGTAATTGCGTATTCTTCGTTCAACAATTTCTCCAATAATATTTACCGGGACGCAATGATAATCTCCTGGTTGGATACGTTTACGTCGCTACTATCCGGTGCCATTGTGTTTGCCATTATTGGGCATTTGGGATTCATCACCAACGAGACGGACTATGCCAAAGTGGTTTACCCGGGAAGCGGATTGACGTTCATCACCTATCCGGATGCGATCGCAAAGTTCGAACATGTGCCGAACCTATTTGCGCTCTTGTTCTTTTTCATGCTGTTTGTGCTTGGGATTGGAAGCAACACCGGAATCATTACCAGCGTGGTGACGGCCATTCGGGACGAATTTCCGCAACTGCAGAACTGGAAAGTGGTGCTGACGATCAGCGTACTTGGGTTTTCTActggatttttatttattacaccGGTAAGTTTGACAATGTCGGATCTAGAATCTTTTGATCTGTTGATATGTTGATTATGCATAGTTAGAAACACGTTCTGATCGCCGACATTAATTTAGAATTCGTTATAACGTCAACTTAATCTATGGCATATAAAATGTAGAATTGAAAatcactgattttttttcacaagttTGATCTACTATAATTATCATGCTTACCTGATACTTAAATCACGTTACACAATCGTATCAGTTTCGATCTCAAATCAATTCGAACAAATTATTACTATTTACAATTCAATCGAATCGTGCCCAACCAAGCGACTCAATTACCACATGCTTCCGTGTCTCGATTCCATTCCCTACAGGCAAGCTCCCGGCTAATTGACTATGTGGACTACTACGGAGTGACGTACGTAACACTCACCTTGGCCGTGGCCGAGTTGTTCTGCTTCTGCTGGATGTACGGCGTAGATCGGATTTGCCGGGACATCGAGTTTATGTTAGCGATTCAAACCAGCATTCTGTGGCGGGTCTGCTGGAAGTACATCACACCGACGGTGATTCTGTTGATTCTGATCATAACATTCATCACCGGAGGAAAACCGGCAGGTTTTGCCGACGAATATCATGGTAAGTTGGTGTTCACATTATTATTCGTGTTTTCAGTTTTGCAATTTGCATTTAAAGCTTTATTTGCATTTAGAGCCAATCACTAGAATATCGTTGTGAGTAAAACAAAAGGCTTTCTGTGATGTgggatgtatttttttttaatttggcatGTTTCAAGGATCTAGTAGAATAACAAAGAATTCATGTTAAATAGATTTTTCTCATAGCTTATTTAGTGGAATATTTTTCGTGAGGACCGACCAATGGAGGGTCCTCACGAAAACCTTCTTGGTATTAGCCCACGAATGAATATCCAGCGGTCTCACTCAGTAAACCAAAATATGTGACAGAATTTTGTATGCCCATAAGTTTAGAAAGGCAATCGCTCTGTAATAGACCCACTATAgtttgtgccctttcttattGTTTGGGCATATCAGGCCATTCATCCagtagaacagcggttctcaacctttttcttgagaggtaccccttccaacttttgcattaattgaggtaccccctatttttactataaaagaaaataagcgtaactcacGAGATCCatgaaaaatggacctgaaaactaacgggatatgTGGCTCTCCACAAGttgggctgaaattttcattattctggGAAACTTCCCAATTAAAATTACGTTTATTCATCAAGCTTCCGAatatcttgaaagtagacttccgatcCCCTTGAAGTGAGGGTTTCGAGCCCCCTTAAAGGTGGCTTTTCGGCtacttaaaaggagacttctgaacatcttgaaaggacgcctctgagcctctttaaagtagcccctcttgaaagaataattccgagccctttgaaaggaggtttccgagcctgtgattccgaacctcttaaaaggagcttcaaatctcttgaaagtaggcttccgcgcctcttggtaAAAGGCCTCTGAACTTTTTGAAGgaaggctaccaagcctctttaatggtggcttttgagccacttaaaaggaagcttcctagagtgttgaaaggacgcttctgagacacttgaaagaacgcttccgaGAATTCCGAATTTCTTGAAGGGAAGCTTGTCAGTTTCTTGAAATAAGGATTTCGTGCCTAGTGAAAGGATGCTCTTGAAGGGAGTCTtctgggccttttgaaagaaagctcctgaccctcttaaaaggaggcttccgagcgtcttaaaaggaagcttccgggccttttgaaaggaagcttccgggccttttgaaaggaagctaaCGGGGCTCTTGAATAtaggcatccgggcctcttggaaggaggcttccgggcctcttgaaaggaggcttccgggcctcttgaaaggaggcttccgggcctcttgaaaggaggcttccgggcctcttgaaaggaggcttccgggcctcttgaaaggaggcttccgggcctcttgaaaggagacttccgggccttttgaaaggaggcttctgggcctcttgaaaggaggcttccgggcctcttgaaaggaggcttccgggcctcttgaaaggaggcttccgggcctcttgaaaggaggcttccggccctcttgagaggaggcttccgggcctcttgaaaggaggcttccgggcctcttgagaggaggctctcgggcctcttgaaaggaggcttccgggcctcttgaaaggaggcttccgggcctcttgaaagaaggcttccgggcctcttgaaaggaggtttccgggcctcttgaaaggaggcttccgggtctcttgaaaggaggcttccgggcctcttgaaaggaggcttccgggcctcttgaaagaaggcttccgggcctcttgaaaggaggcttccgggcctcttgaaaggaggcttccgggcctcttgaaaggaggcttccgggcctcttgaaaggaggcttccgggcctcttgaaaggaggcttccgggcctcttgaaaggaggcttccgggcctcttgaaaggaggcttccggactcATAGCAAAGTGAGTAATAAGGAGTGGGAAATGATAAGAGAGaaatagaagtgaaaagtgagaggtgagaactgagaagtgattAATTAGAAGTGAGTATCGAGAACTGaggaatgaaaaataagaagcgagaaatgtgtagtggaaagtgaaaaaataaatctaactTCTTCTTCTGCATTTTCGTTATTACTTATTTTTTTCCCTTTGTCTTCATCCATCTttgctctttcttcttccttattatttTTCCCCatctccttcttcctccttctttcttcattcttttttcttcgtttttcctttttccgtattctttcttcctcccttcttgttttttcttccttcttctttcttatttcttccttctttcttctttctttattcttccttcttctacttTTCTCCATTCTTCTACGATCTTCCGtattccatttttttctttttcctgcttcttttttcttccatcttccttttacttcctttttttcatccttctcccttcttctatgtttatttttcattcttatCTTGTTTCGTGAAGTAAGACTCGCTATCTCACTTATCTTTTCTCACCTGTCATATCTCAATTCTCACGAataacttcacactactcatttttaatttctcacttcggtttttttcacttttttgcaCTCAATTCAAACTGTTTAATTCTCACTAgtcactactcactacttacttcgaacatctcgtttctcgcttctcacttccatTTTTCATTacaaacatctcacttctcacacatAATAAGAAAACATATCTcaattattcggccaaacggattCCGTCCATAtggcttttggccaaatgacattcggcaaaatgacctccATATGGGCATGATGCTTGGCTCTTCAGCAACTCTGCCGGACACGACTCAGTCGCCCAACGACGCTCTGATGGTGGGATCAGTAGACAAAAAACAACCTTATCTACACAATCCTGAAATTCAATCTTCACCGTTTTGCCTTCACAAATCATGTATTGAATGGTTCGATTGCAAGAAGAAGATCGAAGCCAACAACGCATCTAGAGAAGGGTCGTTTAAGGAGAAGTAATTCGGCCGACAGCCATTTCGTAGAATTCCACTTctcagtcaacacaagatcgtatatgaagTCACATAAgttgctaaagtggaggcggtATAGGTACTtctccatacaatatgtacgtctATCGCTTCCACTTTAGCATATATCCCatcatatacaattttgtattgACTGGGCTGGACGAATAAAACGTCATCTTGCCGAATTCCAAATAGCCAAATTGGTAGTTTGGCAGAAATAATTATTTGGCCATACggatcatacggccgaaaatttctttaagcCGAATAGATCACATggccgaaaattccatttggttgatatggtcgtttgtcagaaagggtcttttggctgaaaatgtcattcagccgaacgggtcttaaagctatgtccatttagaatccggattCATTTATTGTactgcagcggcacggaaagtgaccgctgcaagaattcttttacagcggtttgtctacctaggcgcccacttgctgtggtataaatttcacgatgtttcgcgcagcgagtcaaaaatgattccagatggaagccgaaaggagagaaaaaaatcttcacaccacgttgataatcctgctcatcgacgatggaacctacgtcaaaatggattttggacagcttcctagccaaaaattctacatggcgatggcacgaggagtagttcctgcgtagtttaagtttgctttttggataaacttgcagaaaaaaaaaacagattattttggcaagggatatgcaactgtggagcaaagacctaagtgtttgtgacgaataagacactcgaagctgtacaaggaggaatgtctcaaaaaccgcggtctaccttccataaatcccatgaaggtcccgtgaagttttggtcagatttggcgagttgctaCTACAGCCgcgaagtcatccagtggtaccgcgataataacgaagatttcatcgataaaaacataaatcaacgcaactgcccacagctccggcccgtcgagacattttgggcagtaatgaagcggaagcttaaggtgattatacaatcaagccatgtggtgaatatcaaattcaccacacggttttctactcctattatcaaaagttcaaatctagcgtaataattttcgtacaatgctgaaattcaagtcgattgtttagcatgagtaagcaaacgatctacggatgtttcatccccatgggcgttgtggttctctcaattcatgctcttgaaaaatcactagaaaaatgcaaagatgaccaaaatgtggaacaaatgtgccaaggaagttgtctccggaggtgtgcaacttttgatgagacgaataaagaagaaggtgcaaattttcactagaaacaagaagaaatgatttgtatcaatattttttccttatagtacagtgaattacccttgtttttatgtattaaccttatgtgtacgtcaatccgttaccgagatatatatgattttattattccggattctaaatggacatagctttaccggccgaaaatgtcgtttaaccgaaaaagtcctttggctgaaaatgccgtttaacTGAAACGGTCGTtcagcagaaagagccatttggttAGAACTGTCGTTTTTGACGTTTAACATAGTCTTATTCGAAAGTACTGAGTATCAAACCAGGTCCTTAAATTGGAGATCATCGCGAAATTATGTAGAATTTTGAATGCTAATAGCGCCTCAAtatttcgatggattttaacGATTTATTTATCAagcgactcggaaactctcaaACAAATTGCCTGTtccattgaaacttttgattaaacTTACAGTAAACTAttggaaatttcaatttctgcCGAACCCGgtaaaaatttcagaaccaaccaatcccttTCATGCAACAGATTGATGTAAATTAAAGACCTTTTGACCCTCTGCTTCACTTAATCCGAGCATAAAAAAGACTCGTGTCTCGCGCGCACGTCATTTTTGCTCGAGAATCCacgcccgagcagcacaattcagacaaAAACGGCTGCAGTAACTTGATTGAGActtaatctggtcacatatgagttgcagtaacctaagtGGAACATGCGTGCTTCCAGGGCAGTGAGCGGCCACGTCACGGAGAGCGATATAACGATGGCGTCGGTAACGATGGCAGATAGACGGTAGCGAAAAAACAAACGCGCATTTGAGCAAGACGCTGCAAAAAGTTATTTgagtagcagtcaaatggaattaTCCTTCAAGATTCTTATACTAGTTCTGTTGCTGTTAGCGATTGGCaaggcgcattattgaaaataaatcaattctcTTCAAGACCACCGTATTATAAAGGAAAAGGTTGATccgtgatgattttttttttcaaagctcgCTTTTTGACGGTAGGAAGTAaccgtcggtagcagaatcagaagtgcgagggagacgctgcaaaaatgtatttgcgtggatggcgtcagtagcagtcaagtgaaaaTGTCGCTCAAGATTTTGTTTTGCACCAAACGCGATCAGCGGAATGgcgtaagcatatgcggtatttcgaaaaatttcgtttcaggtggttcgaaacgaaattccgcggaatttcgcggaatttgagcatgccgaaatctgatttcttgatttcgtttcgtttcgtaaaattacaaaaatttcgctagaaaaaactggcttccaacgaaatttaacggaattccgcggaatttcgaaacaaattcaaacttaaaccatacttcatattatcaaaaattttggctgcgccgctgaacaaaatcgttaagttgttttcaattggttggtttcatttatattttgtgatatgttttactatttgtacaatatgaatgcggaattgatcgtgttgctgctggtcatgggacggcagctagtccgggagaacgcgaactGAAAAAAGTCTACCTTCTGTAGCAGAAATTTTTTCAACCAGTGTACAATCGACcttgttgatgttgatcacgccagctagtgtggaaGTTAGTGAGTGGaagcgaagtgataaaactaatgtctgcatcgaagagcacaaaattattaagtgcggaatcgatcatattgtagaagcttattaaacgaagcacattgatcttgcgttggattgacttgaaacacagttttcatcttcttgttttcaaaatatcttcgtttacaataaatattaaggtctgagggaagctctctcgcggtagagcgccaTTTTCGTACTAAGATGtatataactcggaattgggaacgaatttcgcttatcccaactgacaatctctttgaaatttatcaaggaacgttccttcaaaatttcatggacctactatttccaaATTTGAATGAAGTGAGTTGAGTTGAattaaatactgaactattgtagaactgaaattttcgcttctcagtacctctctccgatgatttgaggcacaaaggaaccgaatttcgcaaaacccaactgacaaaagttttgaatttttccaacgatcattttgatgtaataaaaagtatatgtcaccgcaataaattttgcaggaacctctttttacttcaaccaagttttttaaattccatacaaaagctaccatttcgggagagcagccaacagcacaTTTTCTTggtggcgcacggcaggaaaggagcgatgagagcggtagaaaatccgtcaactttgtatccagcgtgacactagaaaaaagcgtattcctatttgtgaacacgaggataccaaatatataaattgaaatcaaatattggaatttgatgagataaacaatcaaaaataaataaaacaaataagacaaatagaacaaataagcaaaataaaagagacaaataagacaaataaagcaactAAGACAAACAGTACAAATAAGATAAACaagacaaattcctacggaagtccctccaggtattcctccagaagttcctccggaagtacctccgggaattcctccggaagttcctccggaaattcctccaggaaatcctctagaagttcctccaggaaatcattcagaagttcctccaggaatttcttctgaagttccttcagaaattactccggaagttcctccagtaattcctccggaagttcctccagtaattcctccggaagttcctccagtaattccttctggaattgctccggaagtttctacaaaaaatctacaaaagtttctccaggaattccttcagaattttctccaggaattcctttggaagtgcctccaggaattccttcggaagttcctccagaaattcttccggaagttactgcagaaattccttcgaaagtttctccaggaattccttcggaagtttctccagaaatttcttcggaagtttctccaggatgtccttcggaagtttctccaggaattccttcggaagttccaacaggaattctttcggaagttactgcagaaattcctccggaagttcttccaggaattccttcagaagttcctccagaaattctttcggaagatcccccagatattcttccggaagttactgcagaaattccttcggaagtttatgcagaaattcctccggaagtttctccaggaattcctccggaagtttctccaggaattccttcagaagttcctccaggaattcctccggaagttcctccaggaattccttcggaatttcctctagaaattccttcggaatccttcagaaaatccttcagaattttctccagaaattccttcggatgttcctccaggaattccttcggaagatccttcaggaattccttcgggagttcctccaggaattccttcggaagttcctccaggaatttcttcggaagttccgccaggaattccttcggaagttccgacaagagttccttcggaagttcctccaggaattccttcggaagttgctccaggaattttttcggaagttcctccaggaattccttcggaagtccctccaggaattccttcggaagttcctcaaggaattcctccggaagtttttccaggacttcattcggaagttcatccaggaattccttcggaagttcttccaggagttccttcggaagttccttcaagggttcctatgggaattcctccggaagttcgttcggaaattcctccggaagttcattcgggaattcctccggaagttccttctggaattcctccggaagttccttcggaaattcatcctgaaaatccttcggaaattcatccggaagttccttcgggaattcctccggaagttccttcgagaattcctccggaagttctttcgggaattcctacggaagttctttcgggaattcctacggaagttctttcaggaattcctccagaagttccttcgcgaattcttccggaagttccttcgggaattcctccgcaagttccttcgggaatttctccggaagttccttcgggaattcctccggaagttccttctggaattccttcggaagttccttctggagttcctccggaagttccttctggaattcctccggaagttcctttgggaattcctccggaagttcctacgagaattcctccggaagttcctacgagaattcctccggaagttccttcgggaattcctccggaagttccttcgggaattcctacggaagttccttcgggaattcctccggaagttccttcgggaattcctccggaagttcctccgggaattcctccggaagttcctccgggaattcctccggaagttccttctggaattcctccggaagttcctccgggaattcctccggaagttccttcgggaattcctccggaagttccttcgggaattcctccggaagttccttcgggaattcctccggaagttccttcgggaattcctccggaagttccttcgggaattcctccggaagttccttcgggaattcctccggaagttccttcgggaatttctccggaggaattatatgtcttatttgtcttccggaggaattcctggaggaacttccggaggaattcctggaggaacttcctaaggaattcctggaggaacttccgaaggaattcctggaggaacttccggaggaacttccggaggaacttccggaggaacttccggaggaacttccggaggaacttccggaggaacttccggaggaacttccggaggaacttccggaggaacttccgaaggaattcctggaagaacttccgaaggaatccctggaggaacttccgaaggagttcctggaataacttctgaaagaattcctggaggaacttctgaaagatttcttggaggaactttcgtagacaattcctggaagaacttccgaaggaattgctggaggaaattccggaggaacttccgaaggaactcctggaggaacttactttatttttcttcttagtcttatttgtcttattcgtcttatttgtcttatttgtctaatttgtcttatttgtcttatttgtcttatttgtcttatttgtcttatttgtcttatttgtcttatttgtcttatttgtcttatttgtcttatttgtcttatttgtcttatttgtcttatttgtcttatttgtcttatttgtcttatttgtcttatttgtcttatttgtcttatttgtcttatttgtcttatttgtcttatttgtcttatttgtcttatttgtcttatttgtcttatttgtcttatttgtcttatttgtcttatttgtcttatttgtcttatttgtcttatttgtcttatttgtcttatttgtcttatttgtcttatttgtcttatttgtcttatttgtcttatttgtcttatttgtcttatttgtcttatttgtcttatttgtcttatttgtcttatttgtcttatttgtcttatttgtcttatttgtcttatttgtcttatttgtcttatttgtcttatttgtcttatttgtcttatttgtcttatttgtcttatttgtcttatttgtcttatttgtcttatttgtcttatttgtcttatttgtcttatttgtcttatttgtcttatttgtcttatttgtcttatttgtcttatttgtcttatttgtcttacttacaccagcaccactgttatcacccaaatacttttcaaagcttgtgtggaaaccttgtacagaaatcctcctacgatattttctaatgttgttctagaaacggctcatgttttcattttccaaaaccagctggagtttgtttattttgatttcctcattgcgtgattggtcggcgctgctgctgttctctcgccgaaccactgcatgagtgataaatttcttccccattgttgccaattccttttgttctccgtttacggcaaattctcaagcaattgtaaactgcataatgatgaaataattttggcgacactgacagtgtcattctggcgggctgcaAGCTTAAAATCattaacacagagatgtgtttgcatcacacaaaacggacctaatgcggaacatcccctagatgagcgatagttacacagccacaaaaatagctcgtgtggttttattgaagcttggatttcaatattttcaacagtatttggttcctcatgaaacaaggaatctgtacaaacgttaacatgttgaaaaggaccgttatcacgaccgtacgagacatttttgtggctgtgtaactatcgctcatctaggggatgttccgcattaggtccgttttgtgtgatgcaaacacatctct
The nucleotide sequence above comes from Armigeres subalbatus isolate Guangzhou_Male chromosome 3, GZ_Asu_2, whole genome shotgun sequence. Encoded proteins:
- the LOC134225344 gene encoding sodium-dependent nutrient amino acid transporter 1-like: MAGVVNRSFVADDGPVPDNKTNTSTATNGSAPVAADGTVDTTSTGSGEREKWDNGVEFLLSCIAMSVGLGNVWKFPSTAFRNGGGAFVIPYMIVLLIVGRPVYYLEMVMGQFSSRGSVKVYDVSPVMRGIGVGQMIAMSIVISYYAATIAVAIRYFAASFSGELPWATCDPSWTDVNCINSSDITAKSSIINSTLPVKTSAELYYTRAVTGEDFLVGDEIGLPEWKLGLCLLFIWVCMTFMLIKGIKGSGKISYFLALFPYVVMLFFAIYAFTLEGAMDGLLYFIKPEWDQLLNPTVWKEAVSQCFFSLSICFGGVIAYSSFNNFSNNIYRDAMIISWLDTFTSLLSGAIVFAIIGHLGFITNETDYAKVVYPGSGLTFITYPDAIAKFEHVPNLFALLFFFMLFVLGIGSNTGIITSVVTAIRDEFPQLQNWKVVLTISVLGFSTGFLFITPASSRLIDYVDYYGVTYVTLTLAVAELFCFCWMYGVDRICRDIEFMLAIQTSILWRVCWKYITPTVILLILIITFITGGKPAGFADEYHALGWCIYALAVLPLPLWGMYVVARQPKGTIWKKLVSASQPLPEWGPENLALKKKYDDYIDDIRCAGSRNVIQRFFTGRVKTYSVNV